Proteins found in one Deltaproteobacteria bacterium IMCC39524 genomic segment:
- a CDS encoding 6-phosphofructokinase yields the protein MSRTIAILTGGGDCPGLNAVIRGVVRSATLTRDWSVIGIEDGFDGLVGTPRWRELTLASVRGILPRGGTILGTSNRGNPLAYPVVENGKTRLVDVSDEVVKNIHDLGVEALIAVGGDGTLKIARALQEKGVPMVGVPKTIDNDLRGTDVTFGYNTAVNIVTEALDRLHSTAESHQRVMVVEVMGRDAGWIGLEAGLAGSADVILIPEIPFDMTAVCDAIEARKARGSKFSIVVAAEGAFPIAGQKVVQLTGSENLGVERLGGIGAFVADEISRRLQVETRVVVLGHVQRGGTPSPFDRILGSRFGVKAVELIEQKRYGRMVSLQGRQVSDVDIIDAVDSLNRVEPDGDLVRTAEALGIMLGRAGA from the coding sequence ATGAGTCGAACCATAGCGATCCTCACCGGAGGCGGCGACTGCCCCGGTTTGAATGCCGTCATTCGCGGTGTTGTTCGTAGTGCCACCCTGACTCGCGACTGGAGTGTTATTGGTATTGAAGACGGTTTTGATGGACTCGTTGGCACACCTCGTTGGCGAGAGCTGACACTCGCCTCTGTGCGTGGCATCCTGCCACGCGGCGGCACGATCCTGGGGACAAGCAATCGCGGCAATCCTCTAGCTTATCCTGTTGTGGAAAACGGTAAAACCCGCCTCGTGGATGTTTCCGACGAAGTTGTCAAAAACATACATGACCTTGGCGTCGAGGCCCTGATTGCCGTTGGCGGTGACGGGACCCTGAAAATTGCCAGAGCCTTGCAGGAGAAGGGGGTGCCGATGGTCGGTGTGCCAAAAACGATCGATAATGATCTGCGCGGCACGGATGTTACCTTTGGTTATAACACCGCTGTGAATATCGTCACTGAAGCCCTGGATCGACTCCACAGTACTGCCGAGAGTCACCAGCGGGTCATGGTGGTTGAGGTCATGGGCCGTGATGCCGGTTGGATAGGCCTGGAGGCCGGTCTGGCAGGTTCTGCAGATGTTATCCTGATTCCCGAGATTCCTTTCGACATGACTGCCGTTTGTGATGCTATCGAGGCACGTAAGGCCCGTGGCAGCAAGTTTTCAATCGTGGTCGCGGCCGAAGGGGCTTTTCCGATTGCCGGGCAAAAAGTTGTTCAATTGACTGGTTCTGAAAACCTGGGTGTTGAACGCCTCGGTGGCATCGGCGCGTTTGTTGCTGATGAAATCTCCCGTCGTTTGCAGGTTGAAACCCGGGTTGTTGTCTTGGGTCACGTTCAACGTGGAGGGACGCCTTCACCGTTTGACCGGATTCTTGGTTCGCGTTTTGGTGTCAAAGCTGTTGAGTTGATCGAACAGAAACGCTATGGACGTATGGTCTCTTTGCAGGGCCGTCAAGTTTCTGATGTCGATATTATTGATGCGGTCGATTCACTTAACCGCGTAGAGCCAGATGGTGATCTGGTTCGCACTGCCGAAGCTCTGGGTATTATGCTTGGGCGCGCAGGTGCTTAG
- a CDS encoding biopolymer transporter ExbD, which yields MSFHRKQREEPRIDLTPMVDVVFLLLIFFMISTTFVESPGISIKLPEASSQTIDREPKEIKVYLSQEGDIYHGEKKISIDDFRSLLAEHQADAKQTTVLLLADQESRHGKVVILMDLARDAGFTKLAIATEQRKK from the coding sequence ATGAGCTTTCACCGCAAGCAACGAGAGGAGCCGAGGATAGACCTGACACCAATGGTCGACGTGGTTTTTCTCCTGTTGATCTTCTTCATGATCTCCACGACTTTTGTTGAAAGCCCCGGCATCTCTATCAAACTACCGGAGGCTTCCTCGCAGACCATCGACCGTGAGCCGAAAGAGATCAAGGTTTACCTGTCTCAGGAAGGCGACATCTATCACGGTGAAAAGAAGATTTCCATAGATGACTTCAGGAGCCTGCTCGCCGAACATCAAGCTGATGCGAAGCAGACAACCGTTTTGTTGCTGGCGGATCAGGAATCGCGACACGGCAAGGTTGTTATTCTTATGGACCTGGCCCGGGATGCCGGATTTACCAAGCTGGCTATTGCAACGGAACAACGAAAGAAGTGA
- a CDS encoding MotA/TolQ/ExbB proton channel family protein, with protein sequence MWLIIQKGGYLMYPIVLCSVFALGIFLERLWTYVRVRREFRELAHQVEPLVAKDRHEEAVAVCHKAGTPLAQVFLAAFRAAGRSRDQIKAVVEETGRRESAPLQRFLGLLGTIATISPLLGLLGTVLGMIRAFNVIASQGMGTPATLGGGISEALITTAAGMTVAIPVILAHRYLTSRLDQLIIEMEDYSLRLVDLLEE encoded by the coding sequence ATGTGGCTCATTATCCAAAAAGGCGGATACCTTATGTATCCGATTGTCCTTTGTTCTGTTTTTGCTCTCGGCATTTTTCTGGAGCGGCTCTGGACCTATGTCAGGGTTCGTCGAGAATTCAGGGAGCTTGCTCACCAGGTGGAACCTTTGGTGGCCAAGGACCGGCACGAAGAGGCCGTGGCCGTCTGTCATAAAGCAGGGACGCCCCTGGCGCAGGTTTTTCTCGCTGCTTTTCGTGCTGCAGGCCGTAGCCGTGATCAGATCAAGGCGGTCGTTGAAGAAACAGGCAGACGTGAATCAGCTCCACTGCAGCGCTTTCTCGGCCTTCTGGGCACCATCGCGACGATCTCTCCACTGTTAGGTCTGCTGGGTACTGTTCTTGGTATGATTCGCGCTTTTAATGTGATTGCAAGCCAGGGAATGGGCACTCCGGCAACCCTGGGGGGCGGCATTTCAGAGGCACTCATTACAACTGCAGCGGGAATGACAGTTGCAATCCCGGTTATCCTTGCTCACCGCTACCTGACGAGTCGTCTCGACCAGCTGATCATTGAAATGGAAGATTATTCACTTCGCCTGGTTGATCTACTGGAGGAGTAA
- a CDS encoding HIT domain-containing protein, with the protein MDQLWAPWRLEYIQGPEEGACIFCVNDESITDSDRFILVRRKFCYVMMNRYPYSNGHLMISPYRHLGDMAALDEDEVLEIHELLIDSQAVLLAVCGAQGFNVGWNLGRTAGAGIADHIHMHIVPRWTGDSNFMPILAETRVIPQHIEKTYTLLAKAFSEL; encoded by the coding sequence ATGGATCAATTGTGGGCGCCGTGGCGTCTCGAGTATATTCAGGGCCCCGAAGAAGGTGCTTGTATCTTCTGTGTCAATGATGAGTCTATTACAGACTCGGATCGCTTTATCCTGGTACGCCGTAAGTTCTGCTACGTCATGATGAACCGTTATCCCTATTCAAACGGGCATTTGATGATTTCTCCGTACAGGCACCTTGGCGATATGGCTGCTCTGGATGAGGACGAAGTTCTCGAAATCCATGAACTGTTAATTGACAGTCAGGCTGTTCTGCTAGCGGTGTGTGGCGCCCAGGGCTTTAACGTTGGCTGGAACCTTGGCCGGACTGCTGGCGCCGGTATCGCCGATCATATCCATATGCATATCGTCCCGCGCTGGACCGGTGACAGCAATTTTATGCCGATTCTTGCTGAGACCAGAGTCATCCCACAGCACATTGAAAAAACCTATACACTCTTGGCGAAAGCTTTTTCTGAGCTCTAA
- a CDS encoding metallophosphoesterase has product MNMDANSPVRIGVLSDTHLPDSADAYDFLHTLIEEVLAPVDLILHAGDLVSPNLLDAFYEYPFHAVRGNMDPATQGVPHKKLVHVGGFTIGLIHGWGPVCGLEDRVQDEFAENSLDCLVYGHSHQPACHHHDGILFFNPGSATDRRSMDYHSVGLLEVDDDIRGTIIRLD; this is encoded by the coding sequence ATGAATATGGATGCGAATTCCCCTGTCAGAATAGGGGTCCTCTCCGATACACATCTCCCGGACTCGGCAGATGCCTATGATTTCCTGCACACCCTGATAGAAGAAGTTCTTGCGCCGGTTGACTTAATCCTTCATGCCGGAGACCTGGTGTCCCCCAATCTGCTCGATGCTTTTTACGAATATCCTTTCCATGCGGTTCGCGGCAATATGGATCCTGCGACTCAAGGGGTGCCGCACAAGAAATTGGTTCATGTCGGTGGGTTTACTATCGGTTTGATCCATGGCTGGGGGCCTGTCTGCGGCCTGGAGGATCGTGTTCAAGATGAGTTTGCAGAAAATTCACTTGACTGCCTGGTCTATGGTCATAGCCATCAACCGGCTTGCCACCATCATGATGGTATCCTGTTTTTTAATCCTGGCAGCGCAACGGACAGACGTAGTATGGACTATCACTCTGTCGGTCTGCTGGAGGTTGATGACGATATACGTGGAACGATTATTCGTCTGGATTAA
- a CDS encoding NADP-dependent malic enzyme, which produces MSKRQEALDYHSMGRKGKIEVITTKPCATSRDLALAYSPGVAEPCLEIEKNPDDAYKYTAKGNLVAVVSNGTAVLGLGDIGALAGKPVMEGKGVLFKSFADVDVFDIELDTKDSDELIRTVKLLEPTFGGINLEDIKGPECFYIEEELQKIMNIPVFHDDQHGTAIISAAGMLNAVEIVGKQIEKCKIVVNGAGAAGIACANLAITMGIDKNNVILCDTKGVIYKGRTNGMNDYKERLAAETEARTLEDAMVDADIFFGVSAKGALTNEMLKSMAKDPIVFAMANPDPEITPPEAKAVRDDVIIGTGRSDYNNQVNNVLCFPFLFRGALDTHASAINDEMKLAAVKALAELAKEDVPDSVRKAYAGEEIKFGREYVIPKPFDPRVLLHVAPAVAQAAMDSGVARRPIEDMDEYKERLEAMQGRSKQIMRTLINKAKACPKRIVFPEGDEEKILRAAQILVDEGIAKPILLGDEDEIKANAAAANIDLTGITIIDPPKSDMVKAYTEEFYTMRQRKGVTESEAKRTMRKSRNHFGSMMVLKGDADSLLSGINHHYPETIRPALEVIGKREGLSKVHGMYMMVTKKEATFFADTTVAIEPTAEELAETAILTAQKAQQFDFEPKVAMLSFSNFGSAAHPLTVKVKRATAMVKAQAPDLVVEGEMQANVALDPDLIEKQYPFSQLKGDANVFIFPDLQSGNIAYKLLHKLGGAEQIGPILMGMKKPVHVLQRGDAVADIINMAAVAVVDAQEYAANNK; this is translated from the coding sequence ATGTCAAAAAGACAGGAAGCGCTTGATTATCACTCAATGGGTCGCAAAGGCAAGATTGAAGTTATCACGACAAAGCCGTGTGCTACGAGCAGGGACCTCGCACTGGCTTACAGCCCTGGCGTTGCTGAGCCTTGTCTTGAAATTGAAAAAAACCCCGATGATGCTTACAAATATACCGCAAAAGGCAACCTGGTCGCAGTCGTCTCCAATGGCACCGCAGTTCTCGGTCTTGGTGACATAGGTGCGCTGGCTGGCAAGCCAGTCATGGAGGGCAAAGGCGTCCTCTTCAAGAGCTTTGCTGACGTTGATGTTTTCGATATTGAACTCGACACCAAGGACTCCGACGAGTTGATCCGCACGGTGAAGCTGCTAGAGCCTACATTCGGCGGAATCAACCTGGAAGACATCAAGGGCCCTGAGTGTTTCTACATTGAAGAAGAGCTCCAGAAGATCATGAACATCCCGGTCTTCCATGATGACCAGCACGGCACCGCCATCATCTCAGCCGCTGGCATGCTCAACGCAGTTGAAATCGTCGGCAAGCAGATCGAGAAGTGCAAGATCGTTGTCAACGGTGCCGGTGCCGCAGGCATCGCCTGCGCCAACCTGGCTATCACCATGGGGATTGACAAGAACAACGTCATCCTCTGCGACACCAAAGGCGTCATTTACAAAGGCCGCACGAACGGCATGAACGACTACAAAGAGCGCTTGGCTGCAGAAACTGAAGCCCGCACCCTTGAAGACGCCATGGTCGACGCAGACATCTTCTTCGGCGTCTCTGCAAAAGGCGCTCTGACCAACGAAATGCTCAAGTCAATGGCCAAAGACCCGATCGTCTTTGCCATGGCCAACCCTGACCCGGAGATCACCCCGCCGGAAGCCAAGGCCGTTCGTGATGACGTCATTATCGGTACTGGCCGCTCTGACTACAACAACCAGGTCAACAACGTGCTCTGCTTCCCCTTCCTTTTCCGCGGTGCACTCGACACACACGCCAGCGCCATCAACGATGAGATGAAGTTGGCAGCTGTCAAAGCTCTTGCCGAACTCGCTAAAGAAGATGTGCCCGATTCGGTCCGTAAAGCCTACGCTGGAGAAGAGATCAAATTCGGCCGTGAGTATGTTATCCCCAAACCTTTTGATCCACGCGTGCTCTTGCACGTTGCTCCTGCAGTAGCCCAGGCAGCCATGGATTCAGGCGTTGCCCGCCGCCCGATCGAAGACATGGACGAGTACAAGGAACGCCTGGAAGCGATGCAGGGACGCTCCAAGCAGATCATGCGCACCTTGATTAACAAGGCCAAAGCCTGTCCGAAGCGCATTGTCTTCCCCGAAGGTGATGAAGAGAAGATTCTTCGCGCGGCCCAGATTCTGGTTGACGAAGGAATTGCCAAACCAATCCTGCTCGGCGACGAAGACGAGATCAAAGCCAACGCAGCCGCTGCAAACATCGACCTGACAGGCATCACCATTATCGACCCACCCAAGAGCGATATGGTGAAAGCATACACCGAAGAGTTCTACACCATGCGGCAGCGTAAAGGAGTCACCGAGTCTGAGGCAAAACGCACCATGCGCAAGAGCCGCAACCACTTTGGCTCGATGATGGTCCTTAAAGGTGACGCCGACTCACTCCTCTCAGGGATCAACCACCATTACCCTGAGACGATCCGCCCTGCCCTGGAAGTTATCGGCAAGCGTGAAGGACTCTCCAAAGTTCACGGCATGTACATGATGGTCACCAAGAAGGAAGCGACTTTCTTCGCTGACACCACAGTCGCCATCGAGCCAACAGCTGAAGAGCTGGCAGAGACAGCAATCCTGACCGCTCAGAAAGCCCAGCAGTTTGATTTCGAGCCAAAGGTCGCCATGCTCTCTTTCTCAAACTTCGGCAGTGCAGCGCATCCTCTGACTGTTAAAGTAAAACGTGCAACAGCCATGGTCAAAGCCCAGGCACCGGATCTGGTTGTTGAAGGTGAAATGCAGGCCAACGTCGCCCTCGATCCTGATCTGATCGAGAAGCAATATCCCTTCTCACAGCTTAAGGGCGACGCCAATGTCTTCATCTTCCCTGACCTGCAATCCGGCAACATCGCTTATAAACTGCTTCACAAGCTGGGCGGTGCCGAGCAGATCGGTCCCATTCTCATGGGCATGAAGAAGCCGGTTCACGTGCTGCAGCGTGGTGATGCTGTCGCGGACATCATCAACATGGCAGCTGTCGCTGTTGTTGATGCCCAGGAATATGCGGCCAACAACAAATAA
- the thrC gene encoding threonine synthase: MKYQSTRGQIRDIPFKQAVMMGLAEDGGLLLPESIPQLTPGDLDALSKLAYPELAFQVMSYFIEDIPAADLKSMIDRAYASFTHPDITPVIHEDGLFILELFHGPTLAFKDVALQFLGNLFEYLLAESDEHMNILGATSGDTGSAAIYGVRGKKNINIFILHPSKKVSPVQELQMTTVTDANVFNLAIEGTFDDGQQIVKETFGDLDFKKKYALGAVNSINWARVLAQVVYYFYAWGQVRKKTGSHKVYFSVPTGNFGDIFAGYIAKRMGLPVEKLVLATNANNILSRFVNDGDYSIGEVHPTHSPSMDIQNASNLERYLFYLFKEDSKELSSAMQEFSSTGKLSFTTEQIAEINDIFFSASVDNEQTLETIKNFHEATGYVLDPHTATGVKAGKDLSGGESPVICLATAHPAKFPDAVHQAIGKDPERPASLDGLEKREKRCEIIEAKTATVKSYLAQNALT; the protein is encoded by the coding sequence ATGAAATATCAAAGTACTCGTGGTCAGATCAGGGACATCCCTTTCAAGCAGGCCGTCATGATGGGTTTGGCCGAAGACGGCGGCTTACTGCTGCCGGAATCTATCCCGCAACTGACTCCTGGCGATCTTGATGCCCTGTCGAAACTCGCCTACCCTGAGCTTGCATTCCAGGTCATGAGCTACTTCATAGAAGATATCCCTGCCGCAGATTTGAAAAGCATGATCGACCGTGCCTATGCAAGCTTCACTCATCCGGACATTACTCCGGTCATACACGAGGACGGCCTCTTTATCCTGGAGCTCTTCCACGGCCCCACCCTCGCCTTCAAAGACGTTGCCCTGCAGTTTCTCGGCAACCTCTTTGAGTACCTGCTTGCAGAGTCCGATGAGCACATGAACATCCTCGGTGCGACTTCTGGAGACACAGGCAGCGCAGCCATTTATGGGGTACGGGGTAAAAAGAATATCAATATCTTTATCCTACATCCGAGCAAAAAGGTTTCGCCTGTACAGGAACTGCAGATGACTACGGTCACTGACGCAAACGTCTTCAACCTTGCCATCGAGGGCACGTTTGACGATGGTCAGCAAATCGTTAAAGAAACTTTTGGGGACCTTGATTTCAAAAAGAAGTACGCACTGGGCGCAGTCAACTCAATTAACTGGGCCCGCGTTCTCGCACAGGTCGTTTATTATTTCTACGCATGGGGGCAGGTCCGCAAGAAAACCGGTTCTCACAAAGTTTACTTCTCGGTGCCGACCGGTAACTTCGGTGATATCTTTGCAGGCTACATTGCAAAGAGAATGGGGCTGCCTGTTGAAAAGCTGGTGCTTGCGACCAACGCCAACAATATCCTCTCGCGTTTCGTCAACGATGGTGACTACTCGATTGGGGAAGTCCACCCGACTCACTCTCCATCGATGGACATCCAGAATGCAAGCAACCTGGAACGCTATCTCTTCTACCTTTTCAAAGAGGACTCAAAAGAACTTTCCTCAGCCATGCAGGAGTTCTCTTCGACTGGAAAGCTCTCCTTTACCACCGAGCAGATCGCAGAGATTAATGACATTTTTTTCTCCGCATCTGTAGACAATGAGCAGACCCTGGAAACGATCAAGAATTTTCACGAAGCCACCGGTTACGTCCTCGATCCACACACAGCAACCGGGGTCAAAGCCGGCAAGGACCTTTCTGGGGGAGAGTCTCCCGTCATCTGTCTGGCAACAGCACATCCGGCCAAATTTCCAGATGCCGTGCATCAGGCGATTGGCAAAGACCCCGAACGACCGGCAAGTTTGGATGGCCTCGAAAAGCGTGAGAAACGCTGCGAGATCATTGAAGCCAAGACCGCTACGGTCAAATCCTATCTGGCCCAAAATGCATTAACCTGA
- a CDS encoding DUF3179 domain-containing protein has translation MRQLLTLLIFSIFASVCPPTAYSDWDYSKHSIEISEIQSGGPPRDGIPALFEPKTLPAKWVDFLDDDDRVLGVVHNGIARAYPIRILSWHELVNDDFGGAPLLVSWUPLAFAGAVFSREINDKTYRFGVSGQLYKSNVLMYDQQTESLWSQVLQRAVTGPMTDTKLSQLPSTLTTWSKWRKKYPETDVLTPATGHVRDYSKDPYADYYESRSGMFGFLKGGPGAEEKELVIGIEIGNTAKAYKLQDLRSVNRIKDKVGATEITLRFDDETDTLTVKDLSGNTLDHLLLYWFVWKEIHPEAEVYRSK, from the coding sequence ATGAGACAACTCCTTACCCTGCTCATTTTTTCTATCTTCGCATCAGTCTGCCCACCAACAGCCTATTCTGATTGGGACTACTCCAAGCATAGCATAGAGATAAGTGAGATTCAGTCCGGAGGCCCTCCCCGCGATGGCATACCGGCGCTCTTCGAGCCCAAAACCCTGCCAGCCAAATGGGTTGATTTTCTCGATGATGATGACCGGGTCCTCGGAGTCGTTCACAATGGCATCGCCCGCGCTTACCCTATCCGGATCCTCTCCTGGCATGAACTGGTCAATGATGACTTCGGTGGAGCCCCCCTACTGGTCAGTTGGTGACCACTCGCATTTGCGGGAGCCGTGTTCTCCCGGGAGATAAACGACAAAACCTATCGATTCGGCGTCTCCGGTCAACTCTATAAATCCAACGTCCTGATGTATGATCAGCAAACTGAATCGCTTTGGTCCCAAGTCCTTCAGCGTGCAGTGACCGGCCCCATGACCGACACAAAACTTTCTCAACTACCTTCGACTCTGACAACCTGGAGCAAGTGGCGCAAGAAATATCCGGAGACAGATGTTCTAACACCAGCAACCGGTCACGTCCGCGACTACTCAAAAGACCCCTATGCAGATTATTACGAAAGCCGTAGTGGCATGTTTGGATTTCTTAAAGGTGGGCCAGGTGCGGAAGAAAAAGAGTTGGTGATTGGCATAGAGATTGGCAATACCGCCAAGGCATACAAACTTCAGGACCTCCGTTCCGTAAACCGGATCAAAGATAAAGTTGGTGCAACTGAGATTACGTTAAGATTCGATGATGAAACCGACACGCTGACCGTGAAAGACCTATCTGGCAACACTCTCGACCATCTGCTGCTTTATTGGTTCGTATGGAAAGAGATTCATCCTGAAGCGGAGGTGTATAGGAGTAAATAA
- a CDS encoding GtrA family protein translates to MKIFRQFISFSVIGAIGTAGHFAVLIISVQILSTGPVTGSMAGFLVGAIINYLLNYHVTFKSGIRHLESFPKFFTVAIIGLVLNILIMYIMTQWLHYLVSQAIATAIVLIWNFLCNRFWTFREEHLVKQ, encoded by the coding sequence GTGAAGATTTTCAGGCAGTTTATTTCTTTTTCGGTCATCGGGGCCATCGGTACAGCTGGCCACTTTGCCGTTCTCATTATTTCTGTACAGATCCTCTCAACTGGCCCTGTTACAGGATCAATGGCCGGGTTTCTTGTCGGTGCCATTATTAATTACCTGCTCAACTACCATGTCACATTCAAAAGCGGGATCAGACATCTGGAAAGCTTTCCCAAGTTTTTCACCGTCGCTATAATCGGGCTCGTTCTAAACATTTTGATCATGTATATCATGACCCAATGGCTGCATTATCTCGTCAGCCAGGCAATAGCTACGGCCATCGTGCTGATTTGGAATTTTCTATGTAATCGTTTCTGGACATTCAGGGAGGAACACCTTGTCAAACAATGA
- a CDS encoding glycosyltransferase family 87 protein gives MSAERNPLVGALNRLTKPPWLTGALALLATLSIAVLAFHLATLPPIMGSEGNPQTGDFLAFYTGAATIAGGHGVALYDLDAQRTLQAALVGAKAANWQPYVNPPGLAILLSPFVSFGYHWAFFAFDAAGLFLFALAVRYLGSEIPALTRTSVAAWTTFLAVVAHQAVIHPLLGGQNTGITLSLLGLAYVAHRRDKRVYLGLVLGLLTFKPQYLLVLGPLMLLRGELLAVGIAGAVSIGHYALGAVFCGWDWPLRMLHTLQTYGPIEQASQGMNHFSLIATARHVLPEPFSAWVAVLGVGLVLAVMAVHLRTLDRSHPGFPVAWGMVVSGTMLVSPHLNYYDAGVLVLPVLLGLDHVIARYGVPGTVWRVALVALWASYNSWKLGPALGFQPLVLVLAVVFIGLVVILQRTIRSEPHPGGA, from the coding sequence ATGAGTGCCGAGAGAAACCCTCTTGTTGGGGCGCTGAACCGGCTCACCAAACCACCGTGGCTTACCGGAGCCCTCGCGCTCCTGGCCACACTGAGTATTGCAGTACTCGCATTTCACCTGGCAACCCTACCCCCGATAATGGGATCTGAAGGGAACCCGCAGACCGGGGACTTCCTCGCTTTCTACACCGGCGCCGCCACGATCGCCGGTGGCCACGGTGTGGCCCTTTATGACCTTGACGCACAGCGAACGCTACAAGCCGCGTTGGTCGGAGCCAAGGCAGCGAACTGGCAACCTTACGTTAACCCCCCTGGGTTGGCGATTCTCCTATCACCTTTTGTAAGCTTTGGTTACCACTGGGCGTTCTTCGCATTCGACGCAGCCGGGCTGTTCCTGTTCGCGCTCGCTGTACGGTATCTAGGCTCCGAGATTCCAGCGCTAACGCGCACCTCGGTCGCGGCGTGGACCACGTTTCTCGCAGTGGTCGCCCACCAGGCGGTAATCCACCCTCTGCTCGGCGGGCAGAACACAGGGATAACCTTGTCGCTGCTCGGGCTCGCCTACGTTGCGCACCGTCGCGACAAGCGGGTGTACTTGGGCCTTGTTCTTGGGCTTCTCACGTTCAAACCACAATACCTGCTGGTGCTCGGCCCGTTGATGCTGCTACGCGGGGAATTACTGGCTGTCGGTATCGCCGGTGCAGTCTCGATTGGACACTACGCACTCGGCGCTGTGTTCTGTGGCTGGGACTGGCCACTACGGATGCTTCATACACTGCAAACCTACGGGCCAATCGAGCAGGCCTCCCAAGGAATGAACCATTTCTCGCTTATAGCAACCGCTAGGCACGTGCTACCTGAGCCGTTCAGCGCGTGGGTCGCCGTATTAGGTGTGGGGCTGGTCCTTGCTGTCATGGCGGTACACCTACGTACGCTCGACCGGTCACACCCTGGCTTCCCAGTCGCGTGGGGGATGGTGGTGTCGGGAACGATGTTGGTGAGCCCGCACCTGAACTACTACGACGCCGGTGTACTGGTGCTCCCAGTGCTCTTGGGGCTTGACCATGTGATCGCCCGATACGGGGTGCCCGGCACAGTCTGGCGTGTCGCGCTAGTGGCGCTGTGGGCCAGCTATAACAGCTGGAAGCTAGGGCCGGCCCTAGGCTTCCAACCCCTTGTGCTGGTGCTCGCAGTCGTATTCATCGGTCTTGTTGTAATTCTGCAACGGACGATCCGATCCGAGCCGCACCCCGGCGGAGCCTGA
- a CDS encoding glycosyltransferase family 2 protein, translated as MPDNQELKLSVVIPAYNEEEVLPEFHRRLTSVLEEIEGACEILYVNDGSSDRTLEVLNAFKDPRVAIIDLSRNFGKEIALTAGLDHAKGEAVVVIDADLQDPPELIPKFIEKWQEGYDVVYARRTARDGETFIKKITAKLFYRLIQGVSRVKIPEDTGDYRLLSRRSVEALKQLRETHRFMKGLFAWIGYPQIAVNYRRDPRFAGSTKWNYWHLWNFAIEGITSFTINPLKLASYLGLTTSIVSFTYALFVIYKTLAFGEPVQGYPTLMVVILFLGGVQLMSLGVIGEYLGRMFNETKQRPLYFINNFRPASSELKSD; from the coding sequence TTGCCAGACAATCAAGAATTGAAATTATCGGTTGTTATCCCTGCCTATAATGAAGAAGAAGTTTTGCCGGAGTTTCACAGACGTCTCACTTCCGTTCTGGAAGAGATTGAAGGCGCCTGCGAAATACTCTACGTCAATGACGGCAGCAGTGATCGGACGCTCGAAGTTTTAAATGCTTTCAAAGACCCCCGCGTGGCGATCATCGACCTGAGCCGTAACTTCGGCAAAGAGATAGCGCTAACAGCTGGACTCGACCACGCCAAAGGTGAAGCTGTTGTCGTTATCGATGCGGACTTGCAGGACCCCCCTGAGCTAATCCCAAAATTCATCGAGAAATGGCAGGAAGGTTACGATGTTGTCTATGCAAGACGAACCGCGCGAGACGGCGAAACATTCATCAAAAAGATAACAGCGAAGCTCTTTTATCGTCTGATTCAAGGTGTCAGTCGAGTCAAGATTCCTGAGGACACCGGCGACTATCGCCTGCTGAGTCGCCGATCAGTAGAGGCACTCAAACAGCTCCGCGAAACTCACCGTTTCATGAAAGGCCTGTTCGCCTGGATTGGTTATCCGCAGATTGCCGTCAACTATCGGCGCGACCCACGTTTCGCTGGCAGCACTAAGTGGAACTACTGGCATCTCTGGAACTTTGCCATCGAAGGGATCACATCGTTCACCATCAATCCCTTAAAACTTGCCAGCTACCTGGGATTAACGACTTCAATCGTTTCCTTCACCTACGCCTTGTTTGTTATATACAAAACGCTCGCCTTCGGGGAGCCGGTACAAGGCTACCCTACTCTTATGGTTGTCATCCTTTTTTTGGGTGGGGTTCAGTTGATGAGCCTTGGTGTAATAGGAGAATACCTCGGGCGGATGTTCAACGAGACCAAGCAAAGGCCGCTCTACTTTATAAACAACTTCAGGCCTGCATCATCAGAACTCAAATCGGACTAG